One Alteromonas sp. KC3 DNA segment encodes these proteins:
- a CDS encoding pirin family protein — protein sequence MVYLRKAHTRGKVDFGWLQSQHSFSFGHYYDPKHMGFSALRVINDDVVQAGRGFETHGHRDMEIISYVVDGALKHKDSTGNEYVVPAGDVQVMSAGKGIMHSEFNPSSDEPVNFLQIWIVPSEKGGEPGYAQKTFGSDAQLELLVSSDGKDDSLKIKQDASISRLQLNASEQLSLETGKRKGYLHIISGNAQVKVGSEEEILLLSHGDAVGVFESDTIDIVASNDLVALWFNLPS from the coding sequence ATGGTTTATCTTAGAAAAGCACATACCCGTGGCAAAGTAGATTTCGGTTGGTTGCAAAGTCAGCATAGTTTTTCGTTCGGTCACTACTACGACCCAAAGCATATGGGGTTTTCTGCACTTCGTGTAATTAACGATGATGTTGTTCAGGCTGGTAGAGGATTTGAAACCCACGGTCACAGAGACATGGAAATCATTTCCTACGTTGTCGATGGCGCGCTGAAGCACAAAGACAGTACAGGCAATGAATATGTGGTCCCGGCGGGCGACGTGCAAGTGATGAGTGCGGGCAAAGGCATAATGCATTCGGAGTTTAATCCATCGAGTGATGAACCGGTTAACTTCTTACAAATATGGATTGTACCTAGTGAAAAAGGTGGCGAGCCGGGTTATGCGCAAAAAACCTTTGGTAGCGACGCTCAACTAGAGTTACTCGTAAGCAGTGACGGTAAAGATGACTCACTTAAGATAAAGCAAGATGCATCAATTAGCCGACTACAATTAAACGCAAGCGAGCAACTTTCACTTGAAACCGGTAAACGCAAAGGCTACTTGCATATTATAAGTGGTAACGCGCAAGTGAAAGTGGGTAGCGAAGAAGAAATACTCCTTCTTAGCCACGGTGATGCAGTGGGTGTTTTTGAAAGCGACACTATTGATATTGTTGCGAGCAATGACCTGGTTGCACTTTGGTTTAACTTGCCAAGTTAA
- the uvrY gene encoding UvrY/SirA/GacA family response regulator transcription factor, with protein sequence MIKIVLADDHDLVRTGIRRILEDVDDFTILGEARNGEDAVQLCRKDAPDVVLMDVNMPGIGGLEATRKIVRMSENTRVICLSMHKESPIPMQVMEAGAYGFLTKDAEPSEVILAIHKVVGGQKYVDSEVANSIAIGKLSPNSDNPFNDLSSRELNIALRLTKGQRVTDIASELSINAKTVNTYRYRMFDKLGVTSDVELTHLALRHKLIDPNLL encoded by the coding sequence GTGATAAAAATAGTCCTAGCAGATGACCATGATTTGGTCAGAACAGGGATACGCCGAATTCTGGAAGACGTAGACGATTTCACAATTCTTGGTGAAGCAAGAAACGGTGAAGACGCGGTACAATTGTGCCGAAAAGACGCTCCAGATGTGGTACTCATGGACGTGAACATGCCTGGTATAGGTGGCTTAGAAGCTACCCGAAAAATTGTCCGCATGTCTGAAAATACGCGTGTAATATGCTTGTCGATGCACAAAGAAAGTCCTATTCCAATGCAAGTTATGGAAGCGGGTGCATACGGTTTTCTCACTAAAGACGCAGAACCGAGTGAAGTAATATTAGCAATTCACAAAGTTGTGGGTGGTCAAAAGTATGTTGATAGCGAAGTAGCCAATAGCATTGCAATAGGAAAACTTTCGCCGAATTCAGATAATCCATTTAACGATTTATCGAGTAGAGAACTTAACATTGCGCTACGGTTAACAAAAGGCCAGCGCGTAACAGATATCGCGAGTGAACTGAGTATTAACGCAAAAACAGTTAATACCTATCGCTACCGTATGTTTGATAAGTTGGGCGTGACATCCGACGTTGAGCTAACACATCTCGCTCTGCGCCATAAGCTTATCGACCCCAATTTATTATAG
- the uvrC gene encoding excinuclease ABC subunit UvrC, with protein sequence MSKRQPSDFDSAAFLKNLTSQPGVYRMYNSQDEVIYVGKAKNLKKRVSSYFRANLDNAKTRSLVSQIAKMDVTVVNSETEAFLLENNFIKKYKPRYNVVMRDDKSYPFIFLSDHQHPRLSFHRGPQKKKGEYFGPYPSAWSVRESLRSMQRIFPVRQCEDSYYRARSRPCLQYQMQRCSAPCVEGYVTDEEYKEQVNFARLFLKGKNQQVIGSLVEKMEKASESLNFEAAARYRDQINALRKVQERQWVAGTQDEMDVFGFAFKGNMACIQVMFIRDGQLLGSKAFFPKVPNTADEQEVFESFFLQFYLAGNKVIPKQIVLAQTLGDQDAIAEVLASEAGHKVTFFKGAREEKRKYLALAQANAQTALEAQYGQQKSVFARYLDLEDALDIDVPLQRMECFDISHTSGQQTVASCVVFNREGPLKSDYRRYNIEGITPGDDYAAMAQALKRRYKSVKEVQKIPDLLLIDGGKGQLAQAEAFFEDWPHDKKPMLLGVAKGVTRKPGLETLILAGSHDVVSMESHSPGLHLVQHIRDESHRFAITGHRNRRQKVKTTSSLESIPGIGAKRRQQLLKFMGGLQGLKKASRDEIASVPGISQELAETIYDHLHQ encoded by the coding sequence ATGTCAAAGCGACAACCTTCAGATTTCGACTCAGCGGCATTCCTAAAAAACTTAACCTCTCAACCTGGCGTGTACAGAATGTACAACAGTCAGGATGAGGTTATTTATGTTGGTAAAGCGAAGAATCTTAAAAAGCGCGTTTCCAGTTATTTTCGTGCGAATCTAGACAACGCCAAAACGCGTTCTCTGGTCAGTCAAATAGCTAAAATGGACGTCACTGTGGTTAACAGTGAAACGGAAGCATTTCTACTTGAAAATAACTTCATCAAGAAATATAAGCCGCGTTATAACGTGGTTATGCGTGATGATAAGTCGTATCCGTTTATATTTTTGTCTGATCATCAGCATCCTCGTTTATCGTTCCACCGCGGCCCTCAGAAGAAAAAGGGTGAATATTTTGGCCCTTATCCCAGTGCGTGGTCGGTACGTGAAAGCTTGCGCTCAATGCAACGCATTTTTCCCGTAAGACAATGTGAAGACAGTTACTATCGTGCTCGAAGCAGGCCTTGTCTGCAGTATCAAATGCAACGTTGCAGCGCCCCCTGCGTTGAAGGCTATGTCACTGATGAAGAATATAAAGAGCAGGTCAATTTTGCGCGTCTTTTTCTAAAGGGGAAAAATCAGCAAGTGATTGGAAGCCTTGTAGAGAAAATGGAAAAAGCCAGTGAAAGCCTAAACTTTGAAGCCGCTGCTCGATATCGCGATCAAATAAATGCGTTAAGAAAGGTACAGGAACGGCAGTGGGTAGCAGGTACTCAAGACGAAATGGATGTTTTTGGCTTTGCGTTTAAAGGCAACATGGCTTGTATCCAAGTCATGTTTATTCGCGATGGTCAATTGCTCGGGAGCAAAGCATTTTTTCCAAAAGTTCCCAATACAGCCGACGAGCAAGAGGTATTTGAATCTTTCTTTCTTCAATTTTATTTAGCGGGCAATAAAGTCATTCCAAAGCAAATTGTGTTAGCTCAAACACTAGGTGATCAAGACGCCATTGCTGAGGTGCTCGCCAGCGAAGCAGGGCATAAAGTTACTTTTTTCAAAGGGGCTAGGGAAGAAAAACGCAAATATTTAGCACTAGCACAAGCCAATGCGCAAACTGCACTTGAAGCGCAGTACGGTCAACAGAAGTCCGTTTTTGCCCGTTACTTGGATTTGGAAGATGCCCTTGATATCGATGTGCCGCTTCAGCGTATGGAGTGCTTTGATATTAGTCATACATCAGGCCAGCAGACGGTAGCGTCGTGTGTAGTGTTCAACCGTGAAGGGCCACTAAAAAGTGACTACCGTCGATATAACATCGAAGGTATCACGCCTGGCGATGATTATGCCGCTATGGCGCAAGCGCTTAAACGCCGTTATAAGTCGGTTAAAGAAGTGCAAAAGATCCCCGATTTACTGTTGATTGATGGTGGTAAAGGGCAACTTGCACAAGCTGAAGCGTTTTTCGAAGATTGGCCGCACGATAAAAAACCAATGCTACTGGGCGTAGCTAAAGGTGTAACGCGTAAGCCCGGCCTTGAAACGCTAATACTTGCAGGTAGTCATGATGTGGTGTCGATGGAAAGTCATTCTCCGGGGCTGCACTTGGTTCAGCACATCCGTGATGAATCTCACCGCTTCGCTATCACAGGACATAGAAACCGACGCCAAAAAGTAAAAACCACCTCAAGTCTTGAAAGTATTCCTGGAATTGGTGCAAAACGTAGACAACAACTGCTTAAATTTATGGGAGGTCTACAAGGGCTTAAGAAAGCCAGTAGAGATGAAATTGCAAGTGTACCTGGCATAAGTCAAGAATTGGCGGAGACTATTTACGATCACCTTCACCAATAA
- the pgsA gene encoding CDP-diacylglycerol--glycerol-3-phosphate 3-phosphatidyltransferase, protein MWTVPNCITLFRVILIPVFVVVYFLDWRWAHEAGAFIFWLAAITDWFDGYLARKLQQSTPFGAFLDPVADKLIVGAALLMITHSYATLWITLPAIALLVREIYVSALREWMGSNGVREAVKVSFIGKAKTTAQMLALIGLLSGLETFMGFPIYWVTLGYILLYIAAVLSIWSMIVYTKAAWPHLKGGALKGN, encoded by the coding sequence ATGTGGACTGTTCCAAACTGTATTACTTTATTTCGAGTAATTCTTATTCCTGTATTCGTGGTTGTTTATTTTCTTGATTGGCGTTGGGCGCATGAAGCGGGCGCTTTTATATTTTGGCTTGCTGCGATTACTGATTGGTTTGATGGTTACCTTGCACGAAAATTACAACAATCTACGCCCTTCGGCGCATTTCTTGACCCCGTAGCAGATAAGTTAATTGTAGGGGCAGCACTATTAATGATCACACATAGTTACGCCACCTTATGGATTACATTACCTGCAATTGCATTGTTAGTGAGAGAAATCTATGTGTCGGCATTAAGAGAATGGATGGGCTCAAATGGTGTTCGTGAAGCGGTAAAAGTATCGTTTATAGGAAAAGCCAAAACAACAGCACAAATGTTAGCGCTAATTGGATTACTTTCTGGTCTAGAAACGTTTATGGGCTTTCCAATTTATTGGGTGACACTGGGTTATATTCTTCTTTATATTGCTGCAGTGCTGTCAATTTGGTCAATGATTGTTTATACAAAAGCTGCGTGGCCTCACCTTAAAGGTGGCGCGTTAAAAGGAAATTGA
- a CDS encoding DUF3718 domain-containing protein gives MNVFNKKLVTILMSAPLLITFNAVGDSGYDKAIEDDLISVCKSAALNDKHGVRKSAYSIFPNTKHMSNSLRTLSQGLVCNGMQVTEFARVYGADDTYAMFKRYSPQRTKVEIKDIEVSYQRENLSNITAVLK, from the coding sequence ATGAATGTATTTAATAAAAAACTAGTCACTATACTAATGAGTGCACCGCTTCTAATAACATTTAATGCCGTTGGCGATAGTGGTTATGATAAAGCAATCGAAGATGACTTAATTTCGGTATGCAAAAGCGCAGCACTAAACGACAAACACGGCGTGAGAAAATCGGCTTACAGTATTTTTCCCAACACAAAACACATGTCGAATTCATTAAGAACCCTTTCTCAAGGTTTAGTGTGTAATGGAATGCAAGTGACAGAGTTTGCTAGAGTTTATGGTGCTGATGATACTTATGCCATGTTCAAGCGCTATTCACCGCAACGTACGAAAGTTGAAATTAAAGATATTGAAGTTTCGTATCAACGAGAAAACTTAAGCAACATTACAGCAGTACTTAAATAG
- a CDS encoding winged helix-turn-helix domain-containing protein, producing MDKSTITLTFDSSSHLLRTSDGRETLLSPQCSSLLSLLKQNANKVVSREAIKQSVWRGRHVCDDNINHTVSRLRAQIKKIDKKRMWRIETIPSVGYRFVELSCNEDLATSIKNWLSHHYHRFHHMLQRLLSQH from the coding sequence ATGGACAAATCAACGATAACCCTTACATTCGATAGCTCATCTCATCTGTTGCGAACAAGTGACGGAAGGGAAACATTGTTGTCACCGCAATGCTCATCACTTCTCTCTTTACTAAAACAAAATGCAAATAAAGTGGTAAGTCGTGAGGCCATAAAACAAAGCGTATGGCGTGGAAGGCATGTGTGCGATGACAATATAAATCACACAGTATCGCGGTTGCGCGCACAAATAAAAAAAATAGATAAAAAGCGGATGTGGCGGATAGAAACGATACCTAGTGTAGGATATCGTTTCGTAGAATTAAGCTGCAATGAAGATTTGGCTACTTCGATAAAAAATTGGTTGTCACATCATTACCACCGCTTTCACCATATGTTGCAACGCTTGCTATCTCAACATTGA
- a CDS encoding EAL domain-containing protein, producing MQLPAKQESSHCISCEVERSAISSFITSLNGALEVKELENTKVTTSQTQDVPGIDEMGRMTTLAILIYRFQAKWLIESVEKERYETWYQPIVNASDKSLFAYEGLFRIRDDHDAIVPPSLAFKLAEQSDLLFSLDLVARRSAVECAAKAKLDGKLFINFNPSSIYDPSYCLRATAASINEIGMKPEDVVFEVTETHRANDLNQLKGILAFYRNAGFQVALDDIGSGWSGLNLLQSLRPDYVKIDMELVRNVHIDEYKQNIVTNLIKIAKTNHIEVIAEGIECEEEAQWLTMADADYLQGYFYGKPQPMKPKLTEEDAQKVESSLKPLDKAAHV from the coding sequence ATGCAATTACCCGCTAAGCAAGAGTCCTCACATTGCATATCTTGTGAAGTGGAACGCTCTGCAATTTCAAGTTTCATTACCTCATTAAATGGTGCTCTTGAAGTCAAAGAGCTTGAAAACACCAAGGTTACTACCTCACAGACTCAAGACGTTCCTGGAATTGATGAGATGGGTAGAATGACAACCTTAGCCATCCTAATCTATCGCTTTCAGGCGAAGTGGCTGATTGAAAGCGTTGAAAAAGAGCGATATGAAACCTGGTATCAGCCAATCGTTAATGCAAGCGATAAAAGCCTGTTTGCCTATGAGGGATTGTTTCGTATTCGCGATGATCACGATGCAATCGTGCCGCCTAGCTTAGCATTTAAATTAGCGGAACAGTCAGACCTGTTATTTTCGCTTGACCTTGTAGCTAGAAGATCAGCGGTTGAGTGTGCCGCAAAGGCAAAGCTCGATGGAAAGTTGTTCATTAATTTTAACCCTTCCAGCATTTACGACCCATCCTATTGCCTAAGAGCAACTGCAGCTTCAATTAATGAAATTGGTATGAAACCTGAAGATGTTGTATTTGAAGTGACTGAAACGCACCGTGCGAACGACTTAAATCAGTTAAAGGGTATTCTGGCATTTTATCGTAACGCAGGTTTTCAGGTTGCCTTGGATGACATTGGTTCAGGATGGTCCGGATTAAACTTACTTCAATCATTACGGCCTGATTATGTGAAAATTGATATGGAATTGGTTCGAAATGTCCACATTGATGAATACAAACAGAATATAGTCACTAACCTCATTAAGATTGCTAAAACAAATCACATTGAAGTTATTGCCGAAGGAATTGAATGCGAAGAAGAAGCTCAGTGGTTAACTATGGCCGACGCAGACTACCTTCAAGGATACTTTTATGGAAAACCACAACCGATGAAGCCTAAACTGACCGAAGAAGATGCTCAAAAAGTCGAGTCGTCACTTAAACCACTCGACAAGGCTGCGCATGTTTAG
- a CDS encoding tRNA-uridine aminocarboxypropyltransferase: MSLRAAELESAVRPFHARGSKVIRCEACLLPKLNCICAHKPTPGTDIAVLFLMYKGEYYKPTNTGRLIADVVEDNHAFLWKRTEPESALLNLINDPRYFPIVVFPHEYAEPSRCITTPPTPCDKKLLFIFLDGTWREAKKMFVKSPYLHQLPVLGLSTQRDSDYLLRESTHAFQHCTAEVGISVLELAGQQEGANTLSHYFSIFRREYLKGKPHLQHKLAFASSQVKEQVVKK; this comes from the coding sequence ATGTCTTTGCGTGCTGCAGAATTGGAAAGCGCAGTACGCCCGTTTCACGCCCGTGGTAGTAAAGTAATACGTTGCGAGGCGTGTCTATTACCGAAATTGAATTGCATTTGCGCACATAAGCCTACACCCGGCACTGATATCGCGGTTTTGTTTTTGATGTATAAAGGGGAGTACTACAAGCCTACCAATACAGGCCGACTAATTGCAGATGTAGTAGAAGATAACCATGCATTCTTATGGAAGCGGACAGAGCCTGAATCAGCGTTACTTAATTTGATTAACGACCCGCGTTATTTTCCCATTGTCGTGTTTCCACATGAATACGCTGAACCATCCCGTTGTATCACAACGCCGCCAACGCCCTGTGACAAAAAACTTCTGTTTATTTTTTTGGACGGCACATGGCGCGAGGCAAAAAAAATGTTTGTCAAAAGCCCTTACTTACACCAGCTTCCTGTATTAGGGTTAAGTACACAACGCGATTCGGATTATTTACTTAGAGAATCTACACATGCGTTTCAACACTGTACTGCTGAGGTTGGTATAAGCGTGCTCGAATTAGCAGGGCAACAAGAGGGTGCTAATACACTATCACATTATTTTAGTATTTTTAGGCGAGAGTATTTAAAGGGCAAGCCCCATTTGCAGCACAAATTGGCGTTTGCGTCTTCGCAAGTAAAAGAACAGGTAGTAAAAAAGTAA
- the tpx gene encoding thiol peroxidase yields MASITFQGNEVLTVGELPSVGSNAPDFTLVKADLSEISLSSLAGKNVVLNIFPSIDTGTCAMSVRKFNEQAAGLDNTTVICVSADLPFAAGRFCGAEGIDNVITGSTFRSSFGDDYGVTFTSAPLAGLLSRCVVVINGEGKVVYTEQVAETTEEPNYEAAIAAL; encoded by the coding sequence ATGGCTTCAATTACATTTCAAGGCAATGAAGTATTAACCGTTGGTGAATTACCAAGTGTTGGAAGCAATGCACCAGACTTTACCTTGGTCAAAGCTGATCTCAGTGAAATATCACTATCATCACTTGCAGGGAAAAACGTTGTCTTAAATATCTTCCCGTCAATTGATACGGGTACGTGTGCAATGTCAGTACGTAAGTTCAACGAGCAAGCAGCTGGGTTGGATAATACTACGGTTATTTGTGTTTCAGCAGATTTGCCGTTTGCTGCTGGTCGTTTTTGTGGAGCAGAAGGGATCGACAATGTCATAACGGGCTCTACGTTCCGTTCAAGCTTTGGCGATGATTATGGTGTTACATTTACATCAGCTCCTCTGGCTGGACTGTTATCTCGCTGTGTAGTGGTAATAAACGGTGAAGGTAAAGTGGTGTATACGGAACAAGTTGCAGAAACCACTGAAGAACCAAATTATGAAGCGGCAATAGCAGCGCTGTAG
- a CDS encoding sulfurtransferase, with product MSVLLQVGELASLMQEKPMTLVRAVMDDPVTQTPDARDAMVLPASVDFDLDGEGSDHATGFPHSMPSTEQLSIYLGNLGITNNTPLVVYDTRGTYSAPRVWWMLKAIGHQDVSLLDGGQPAWKHAGLPLSEQRQYGNFSYQGYARPGWFVGSDAVLEALDTDVQLVDARSEPRFYGEVLEPRKGLRSGHMPGAFNLPFTCLLKNGHFAPVDELKAIFASTGVDLTKPIICTCGSGITACIIGTAALLCGATQVSVYDGSWSEWGANAQYPATCER from the coding sequence ATGTCAGTGTTATTGCAAGTTGGAGAACTTGCCTCGTTAATGCAAGAAAAACCAATGACACTCGTTAGAGCTGTTATGGATGACCCTGTAACACAGACACCTGATGCACGTGATGCTATGGTGCTTCCTGCTTCTGTAGATTTTGATCTTGATGGTGAGGGTAGCGATCATGCCACGGGTTTTCCTCACAGTATGCCATCTACAGAACAGCTCAGCATTTATTTAGGTAATCTCGGTATTACAAACAATACGCCGTTAGTCGTTTACGATACCAGAGGGACATACAGCGCACCGAGAGTGTGGTGGATGTTAAAAGCTATCGGTCATCAAGATGTTAGTTTATTAGACGGAGGACAGCCTGCGTGGAAACACGCTGGCCTGCCTCTATCGGAACAGAGACAATACGGTAACTTTTCCTATCAAGGCTATGCACGACCTGGTTGGTTCGTAGGTTCTGACGCAGTATTAGAAGCCCTTGATACGGATGTTCAACTTGTAGACGCCAGAAGCGAACCTAGGTTTTATGGTGAGGTTTTAGAGCCTCGAAAGGGGCTTCGCTCTGGCCACATGCCAGGCGCGTTCAATTTGCCCTTCACCTGTTTATTGAAAAATGGCCATTTTGCGCCGGTTGACGAGTTAAAAGCCATATTTGCTTCAACAGGCGTCGATTTGACTAAACCCATTATTTGTACCTGTGGTTCAGGTATAACCGCCTGTATCATTGGTACTGCTGCGTTACTATGTGGTGCGACTCAAGTTTCAGTTTATGATGGCTCGTGGTCAGAGTGGGGGGCTAATGCCCAATACCCTGCAACGTGCGAAAGATAG
- the cobB gene encoding Sir2 family NAD+-dependent deacetylase, translated as MTKPNIVVLTGAGISAESGIKTFRDNDGLWENHRIEEVATPEAFHANPDLVYRFYNARRTQLQQASVKPNAGHKALSKLEAHIGKNLLLVTQNVDDLHERGGSQNVVHMHGELKSARCGDSGKRFEWLDDFDGTTACPCCGRNTLRPDIVWFGEMPMHMDSIYDALAMADIFISIGTSGNVYPAAGFVQVAKEAGAFTIEANLAFGATNALFDESRQGLATEVVPKLVDDLIAQFN; from the coding sequence ATGACAAAGCCCAACATAGTCGTGTTAACAGGCGCCGGTATTTCCGCAGAGTCTGGAATTAAAACGTTTAGAGATAATGATGGTTTATGGGAAAACCACCGGATAGAAGAGGTAGCTACCCCTGAAGCTTTTCATGCTAACCCCGATTTAGTCTATCGTTTTTACAATGCACGTCGTACACAACTTCAACAAGCTAGTGTTAAACCAAATGCCGGTCATAAGGCATTATCAAAACTAGAAGCGCACATTGGGAAAAATTTGTTATTAGTTACTCAGAATGTAGACGACCTACACGAGCGTGGCGGATCTCAAAACGTAGTGCACATGCACGGCGAGTTAAAGTCGGCACGGTGTGGTGATTCTGGTAAGCGTTTTGAATGGCTTGATGATTTTGATGGTACAACGGCTTGTCCCTGCTGTGGTAGAAATACGCTTAGACCTGATATTGTGTGGTTTGGCGAAATGCCGATGCACATGGATAGTATCTATGATGCTTTAGCGATGGCTGATATTTTTATTTCAATAGGGACGTCAGGAAATGTCTATCCCGCGGCGGGCTTCGTACAAGTCGCAAAAGAGGCGGGGGCTTTTACCATAGAAGCTAATTTAGCTTTTGGCGCTACCAATGCACTTTTTGATGAGTCGCGACAGGGGCTGGCTACAGAAGTAGTACCAAAGCTCGTTGACGATCTCATTGCACAATTTAATTAA